One stretch of Amycolatopsis sp. 195334CR DNA includes these proteins:
- the catA gene encoding catechol 1,2-dioxygenase, whose product MTTTEEPTAAGAGASATEAFRATRRHTGGEATAERVDAVVRAVLAGVHQAIRDERVTYPEFQAAKQWLMDLGEGGEWPLFLDVFVEHVVEDVAAESQKGTKGSILGPYYLPDQPRLPSVTALPSRPDEAGTPLVFTGQVRDVDGNPVYGAELDLWHADEQGYYSGFAPGIPEGNLRGVVVADGQGRFEISTIQPAPYQIPTDGPTGKLIEAAGWHPWRPAHLHLIVRAPGYRPITTQLYFEGGQWLDSDIAEATKPELVLRPEPTGDGGLRSAYDFVLERA is encoded by the coding sequence ATGACCACCACGGAAGAACCCACCGCGGCGGGGGCAGGCGCGTCCGCCACCGAAGCCTTCCGCGCCACCCGGCGGCACACCGGCGGGGAGGCCACCGCCGAACGCGTGGACGCCGTCGTCCGCGCCGTGCTCGCCGGTGTGCACCAGGCCATCCGCGACGAGCGGGTGACCTACCCGGAGTTCCAGGCGGCCAAGCAGTGGCTGATGGACCTGGGGGAGGGCGGCGAATGGCCGCTGTTCCTCGACGTCTTCGTGGAGCACGTGGTCGAGGACGTGGCCGCGGAATCGCAGAAGGGCACCAAGGGCAGCATTCTCGGCCCGTACTACCTGCCGGACCAGCCGCGGCTGCCGTCGGTGACGGCGCTGCCGTCGCGGCCGGACGAGGCGGGTACCCCGCTGGTGTTCACCGGCCAGGTCCGCGACGTCGACGGAAACCCGGTGTACGGCGCGGAACTCGACCTCTGGCACGCCGACGAGCAGGGGTACTACTCCGGTTTCGCGCCCGGCATCCCGGAGGGCAACCTGCGCGGGGTGGTGGTCGCCGACGGCCAGGGCCGGTTCGAGATCAGCACGATCCAGCCCGCGCCCTACCAGATCCCCACCGACGGCCCCACCGGGAAGCTGATCGAAGCCGCGGGCTGGCACCCGTGGCGGCCCGCGCACCTGCACCTGATCGTGCGCGCACCCGGTTACCGGCCGATCACCACGCAGTTGTACTTCGAGGGCGGGCAGTGGCTCGACAGCGACATCGCCGAAGCCACCAAACCCGAACTGGTGCTGCGGCCGGAACCCACCGGTGACGGCGGCCTGCGCTCGGCCTACGACTTCGTCCTCGAACGGGCCTGA
- a CDS encoding Asp23/Gls24 family envelope stress response protein, protein MANEKQQQPGSDLVTTEGITTIADTVVRKVAGLAAHEISGVHALGGGASRAFNALRERIPGATASAGQGVSVEVGERQAAVDLQLEVEYGVAIADLSRAVRRNVITAVERMTGLQVVEVNITVADVHLPDEDDSAPAETGRVN, encoded by the coding sequence ATGGCGAACGAGAAGCAGCAGCAGCCGGGCAGCGACCTGGTCACCACCGAGGGCATCACCACCATCGCCGACACGGTGGTGCGCAAGGTCGCCGGGCTGGCCGCGCACGAGATCTCCGGGGTGCACGCGCTCGGCGGTGGAGCTTCGCGGGCGTTCAACGCGTTGCGCGAGCGCATTCCCGGCGCCACCGCGAGCGCCGGGCAGGGCGTCTCGGTCGAGGTCGGCGAACGCCAGGCCGCGGTGGACCTCCAGCTCGAAGTGGAATACGGGGTGGCCATCGCCGACCTGAGCCGCGCCGTGCGCCGCAACGTCATCACCGCGGTGGAGCGGATGACCGGACTCCAGGTCGTCGAGGTCAACATCACCGTCGCGGACGTGCACCTGCCCGACGAGGACGACTCCGCCCCCGCCGAAACCGGCCGCGTGAACTGA
- the catC gene encoding muconolactone Delta-isomerase translates to MLFHVRMDVAIPHDLDPAARDELVATEKARALELQRTGVWRHLWRVVGRYSNISVFDVPSNDELHGILSSLPLYPFMTIQVTPLATHPSARPVPTEFRPG, encoded by the coding sequence GTGTTGTTCCACGTCCGGATGGACGTCGCCATCCCGCACGACCTCGACCCCGCCGCCCGCGACGAACTGGTGGCCACCGAGAAGGCCAGGGCGCTGGAGCTGCAGCGGACGGGGGTGTGGCGGCACCTGTGGCGGGTCGTCGGGCGCTACAGCAACATCAGCGTGTTCGACGTGCCGTCGAACGACGAACTACACGGCATCCTGTCGTCGCTGCCGCTGTACCCGTTCATGACGATCCAGGTCACGCCGCTGGCCACGCACCCGTCGGCGCGACCGGTTCCGACGGAGTTCCGTCCGGGCTAG
- a CDS encoding cytochrome P450 → MPTTAETRIKPVVRWSLGHALPRTALRVAARRGDLQARLFVEANAAPTAELTGLFDGIRARGPLLESRFVYATATHATVKEVLTGNDFRSGIGAAGTGLLARLTEWSASEVLHPIAPPSLLATEPPDHTRYRKLVTRVFTVRAVENLRTRTEQIANDLIDQLDATGPVDLVGTYCGLLPVTVIAEILGVPAHERRRMLELGSAAAPSLDMGLPWRQFRAVEAALEAFDTWLSRHLDHLRENPGDNLLSKLIAAREDGVGLTDHELRATAGLVLAAGFETTVNLLGNGIALLHEHPEQLEALEDGGWANAVDEILRVDPPVLLTGRTCLRDTEVSGVRVPEGAVVTTILAGANRDPAVFDDPARFDVGRENAREHLSFSAGRHYCLGAALARMEGEVGLRVLFDRFPRLALLPGARRRPTRILRGYEHLPARLKG, encoded by the coding sequence GTGCCGACGACCGCGGAGACCAGGATCAAACCGGTGGTGCGCTGGAGCCTGGGGCACGCGCTGCCCCGGACCGCGCTCCGCGTCGCGGCCCGCCGCGGCGATTTGCAGGCCCGCCTCTTCGTCGAGGCCAACGCGGCGCCGACCGCGGAGCTGACCGGGCTGTTCGACGGCATCCGCGCCCGCGGGCCGTTGCTCGAATCCCGGTTCGTCTACGCCACCGCCACGCACGCGACGGTCAAGGAAGTGCTCACCGGCAACGACTTCCGCAGCGGGATCGGCGCGGCGGGCACCGGCCTGCTGGCACGGCTGACCGAATGGTCCGCGAGCGAAGTGCTGCACCCCATCGCGCCGCCGTCGCTGCTGGCCACCGAGCCGCCCGACCACACGCGCTACCGCAAGCTCGTCACCAGGGTGTTCACCGTGCGGGCGGTGGAGAACCTGCGCACGCGCACCGAGCAGATCGCGAACGACCTGATCGACCAGCTCGACGCCACCGGGCCGGTCGACCTGGTCGGCACCTACTGCGGTCTGCTCCCGGTCACCGTGATCGCGGAGATCCTCGGGGTGCCAGCGCACGAACGCCGCCGGATGCTGGAGCTGGGTTCCGCGGCCGCGCCCAGCCTCGACATGGGATTGCCCTGGCGGCAGTTCCGCGCGGTGGAGGCGGCGCTCGAGGCGTTCGACACGTGGTTGTCGCGACACCTGGACCACCTGCGGGAGAACCCGGGCGACAACCTGCTCAGCAAGCTCATCGCGGCCCGTGAGGACGGGGTCGGCCTCACCGACCACGAGCTGCGGGCGACCGCGGGCCTGGTGCTGGCCGCCGGGTTCGAGACCACGGTGAACCTGCTCGGCAACGGCATCGCGCTCCTGCACGAGCACCCGGAGCAGCTCGAAGCGCTGGAGGACGGCGGCTGGGCCAACGCGGTCGACGAGATCCTCCGCGTCGATCCGCCGGTGCTGCTGACCGGCCGGACGTGCCTGCGCGACACCGAGGTGTCCGGCGTGCGGGTGCCCGAGGGTGCGGTGGTGACCACCATTCTCGCCGGGGCGAATCGCGACCCGGCGGTGTTCGACGACCCGGCGCGCTTCGACGTGGGCCGGGAGAACGCGCGGGAGCACCTGTCCTTCTCCGCGGGTCGCCACTACTGCCTCGGCGCCGCGCTCGCGCGAATGGAGGGGGAGGTAGGGCTGCGGGTGCTGTTCGACCGCTTCCCCCGCCTGGCGCTCCTGCCGGGCGCCCGGCGCCGCCCCACCCGAATCCTGCGTGGCTACGAACACCTGCCCGCCCGGTTGAAGGGCTAG
- a CDS encoding RNA-binding S4 domain-containing protein has protein sequence MESTRVDRWLWAVRLTKTRPDAAAACRGGHVRVNDKPAKPATTVSPGDEVRARVGDRTRVVEVVRVIQKRVGAADAATCFIDRTPAPPPEAAIPVARRDRGAGRPTKRERRVLDKFRSSRA, from the coding sequence GTGGAGTCCACCCGAGTGGACCGCTGGCTGTGGGCGGTCCGGCTGACCAAGACCCGACCGGATGCCGCCGCGGCCTGTCGTGGCGGGCACGTCCGCGTCAACGACAAGCCGGCGAAACCGGCCACCACGGTGTCCCCCGGCGACGAGGTGCGCGCGCGGGTGGGTGACCGGACGCGCGTGGTCGAGGTGGTGCGGGTGATCCAGAAGCGGGTGGGTGCCGCCGACGCGGCCACCTGCTTCATCGACCGCACGCCCGCGCCGCCGCCGGAAGCCGCCATCCCGGTCGCCCGGCGGGACCGGGGCGCCGGACGGCCGACGAAGCGCGAACGGCGGGTGCTGGACAAGTTCCGCTCCAGCCGCGCCTGA
- a CDS encoding Asp23/Gls24 family envelope stress response protein produces MDTEDRGTLTIEDRVVERIATRAVSELDGTDQPAKVRARVTGDSATLDVRLALSYPVPVASTTENARRHLRHRVGELAGLTVSRVDITVAALRTSAAEPRRVR; encoded by the coding sequence GTGGACACGGAGGACCGCGGCACGCTCACCATCGAGGACCGCGTCGTCGAGCGCATCGCCACACGCGCGGTCAGCGAACTCGATGGCACCGACCAGCCCGCGAAGGTCCGCGCGCGGGTGACCGGCGATTCGGCGACGCTGGACGTCCGGCTCGCGCTCAGCTATCCGGTTCCGGTGGCCAGTACCACCGAGAACGCGCGGCGGCACCTGCGGCACCGCGTCGGTGAGCTGGCCGGGCTGACGGTTTCGCGAGTGGACATCACGGTCGCGGCCCTGCGCACCAGCGCCGCCGAACCGCGGAGGGTCCGGTGA
- a CDS encoding 4-hydroxyphenylacetate 3-hydroxylase family protein has protein sequence MTIQQDHAPATAEPARPTTRPMTGAEYVESIRDGREVFIYGDKVDDVTTHPAFRNSVQMTARLYDALHDPAQRDVLTTPTDTGSDGFTHPFFRTPRSSADLFADRDAIAAWARQTYGWMGRSPDYKAAFLGTLGANSDFYEPFAGNARRWYRESQEKVLYWNHAIINPPVDRDKAPDEVKDLFIHVEKETDDGLVVSGAKVVATGSAITNYNFIAHYGLPIKKREFALVCTVPMGAPGMKLICRNSYAGVADKTASPFDYPLSSRFDENDTIFILDKVKIPWENVFIYGDADKASTFFPGSGFLHRFTFHGVTRLAVKLDFIAGLLMKGVEVTGTKDFRGIQTRVGEVIGWRNMFWALSDAMAAQPDEWRDGAVLPHLDYGLAYRWFMTVGYPRVREIIMQDLGSGLIYLPSSSVDFKSPEIRPYLDQYVRGSNGYDSVERVKLMKLIWDSIGSEFGGRHELYERNYSGNHEGVRAELLFAAQQSGEADRMKGFAESCMAEYDLDGWTVPDLYNPGDQTLRAR, from the coding sequence ATGACCATCCAGCAGGACCACGCCCCGGCGACCGCCGAGCCCGCCCGTCCGACCACCCGCCCGATGACCGGCGCCGAGTACGTCGAGTCCATTCGCGACGGTCGCGAGGTGTTCATCTACGGCGACAAGGTCGACGACGTCACCACGCACCCGGCCTTCCGCAACTCGGTGCAGATGACCGCTCGGCTCTACGACGCCCTGCACGACCCCGCCCAGCGCGACGTGCTGACCACGCCGACCGACACCGGCAGCGACGGCTTCACGCACCCGTTCTTCCGCACCCCGCGCAGCAGCGCGGACCTGTTCGCCGACCGCGACGCGATCGCGGCCTGGGCCAGGCAGACCTACGGCTGGATGGGCCGCAGCCCGGACTACAAGGCGGCTTTCCTCGGCACGCTCGGCGCGAACTCCGACTTCTACGAACCCTTCGCCGGCAACGCGCGGCGCTGGTACCGCGAGTCGCAGGAGAAGGTCCTGTACTGGAACCACGCGATCATCAACCCGCCGGTCGACCGCGACAAGGCACCGGACGAGGTCAAGGACCTGTTCATCCACGTGGAGAAGGAAACCGATGACGGGCTGGTCGTCTCCGGCGCGAAGGTGGTGGCCACCGGCTCGGCGATCACCAACTACAACTTCATCGCCCACTACGGCCTGCCGATCAAGAAGCGCGAGTTCGCGCTGGTCTGCACGGTGCCGATGGGCGCGCCGGGGATGAAGCTGATCTGCCGCAACTCCTACGCCGGCGTGGCCGACAAGACCGCCAGCCCGTTCGACTACCCGCTGTCGAGCCGGTTCGACGAGAACGACACGATCTTCATCCTGGACAAGGTGAAGATCCCGTGGGAGAACGTGTTCATCTACGGGGACGCCGACAAGGCGAGCACCTTCTTCCCCGGTTCCGGTTTCCTGCACCGGTTCACCTTCCACGGCGTCACCCGGCTCGCGGTCAAGCTCGACTTCATCGCCGGACTGCTGATGAAGGGCGTGGAGGTCACCGGTACCAAGGACTTCCGCGGGATCCAGACCCGGGTGGGCGAGGTCATCGGCTGGCGCAACATGTTCTGGGCGCTGTCCGACGCGATGGCCGCGCAGCCGGACGAATGGCGCGACGGCGCGGTGCTGCCGCACCTGGACTACGGGCTGGCGTACCGCTGGTTCATGACCGTGGGCTACCCGCGGGTGCGCGAGATCATCATGCAGGACCTCGGCAGCGGCCTGATCTACCTGCCATCGTCCTCTGTGGACTTCAAGTCGCCGGAGATCCGCCCGTACCTCGACCAGTACGTGCGCGGCTCCAACGGGTACGACTCGGTCGAGCGGGTCAAGCTGATGAAGCTGATCTGGGACTCGATCGGCAGCGAGTTCGGCGGCCGCCACGAACTCTACGAGCGCAACTACTCCGGCAACCACGAAGGCGTGCGCGCCGAACTGCTCTTCGCCGCCCAGCAGTCCGGGGAAGCGGACCGGATGAAGGGCTTCGCCGAGTCGTGCATGGCCGAGTACGACCTCGACGGCTGGACCGTGCCCGACCTGTACAACCCCGGTGACCAGACCCTGCGGGCCCGCTGA
- a CDS encoding DUF6286 domain-containing protein, with translation MKRRPRRVVAATSAALVMAAGSTVVAVVAIQLILGERPWIDWNAVAGLDWRALPIAISGGTLVLLGLLLGCAAVLPGRLTVLPLRPDSGVSRPSYRSTLRRAAANVDGVSRAKLTVRRRRLSAKVRTDRTNTTGLADAVRSALAERLGRIDPATSPRISVKVVRRTK, from the coding sequence GTGAAGCGCCGTCCCCGCCGCGTGGTGGCGGCCACCTCGGCGGCGCTGGTGATGGCCGCGGGCAGCACCGTGGTCGCGGTGGTGGCCATCCAGCTGATCCTCGGGGAACGGCCGTGGATCGACTGGAACGCGGTGGCGGGGCTGGACTGGCGTGCCCTGCCGATCGCGATTTCCGGTGGCACCCTTGTCCTTTTAGGACTCTTACTGGGGTGCGCCGCGGTGCTGCCCGGCAGGCTCACCGTGCTGCCGTTGCGCCCGGATTCCGGGGTGTCCCGGCCCAGCTACCGGTCCACCCTGCGCCGCGCGGCGGCGAACGTGGACGGGGTGTCGCGGGCGAAGCTCACCGTGCGCCGGCGCAGGCTCTCGGCGAAGGTGCGCACTGATCGGACGAACACCACGGGCCTGGCGGACGCCGTGCGCTCGGCGTTGGCCGAACGGCTCGGCCGAATCGATCCCGCGACCAGCCCGCGGATCTCGGTCAAGGTGGTCAGGAGGACAAAATGA
- a CDS encoding alkaline shock response membrane anchor protein AmaP produces MTGLNRPARLNRALLGLSGLTLLAAGGFALGTYSGKLTWIDRSGPLLPENPPTWALYTTAAVAIVLGLLALRWLLAQLAQKPKTHTWRYESDPAAGRTELAASTAVAPFAEEVSAYAGVHSARATLAGPRHAPTLAVIIRAHDSGDLSAIRDRLDTEAVPRLRQALDLDTLPLTVEYRFTAAAGERVR; encoded by the coding sequence ATGACCGGTCTCAACCGCCCGGCGCGGCTCAACCGCGCACTGCTCGGGCTGTCCGGGCTGACCCTGCTGGCGGCGGGCGGGTTCGCGCTGGGCACCTATTCCGGCAAGCTCACCTGGATCGACCGGTCCGGTCCGCTGCTGCCCGAGAACCCGCCCACGTGGGCGCTCTACACCACCGCGGCGGTCGCCATCGTGCTCGGCCTGCTGGCGTTGCGGTGGCTGCTGGCCCAGCTGGCGCAGAAGCCGAAAACGCACACTTGGCGCTACGAAAGCGATCCCGCGGCGGGGCGCACCGAACTCGCCGCGTCCACCGCGGTCGCGCCCTTCGCCGAGGAGGTCAGCGCCTACGCCGGGGTGCACTCGGCACGCGCCACGCTGGCGGGCCCGCGTCACGCGCCGACGCTGGCGGTGATCATCCGGGCCCACGATTCCGGTGATCTCAGTGCAATCCGGGATCGACTGGACACCGAAGCCGTCCCGCGCCTGCGACAAGCGCTGGACCTGGACACCCTGCCGCTCACCGTCGAATACCGCTTCACCGCCGCCGCCGGTGAACGCGTGCGTTAG
- a CDS encoding muconate/chloromuconate family cycloisomerase, giving the protein MTDLRIERVDTVLLDVPLRRPHRFARTSMAAQPVLLVFVRTAGGVTGVGEGVVPGGPWWGGESVETMRLVVERYLTPVLLGRRVDDLAGIQRDLGDVVAANLYAKAAVEVALHDAWARCLGVPVHTLLGGVARRSIPVTWALGTEPAPVVVEEALGKLDAGLHRSFKLKMGALEPAEDVARVCAIAEKLAGVAGVRVDLNARWDLLTSLTYLPKLADAGVELVEQPVPGPEVEALAEINRALPIPVMVDESLRTPGDALRLARLRAADVYALKTTKSGGLRRTMAIAEIAAAAGIPCHGGTSIESPIGTAASLQLACASPAVTWGSELFGPLLMSEQLLTTPLRYADGELHLPDGPGLGVELDPAAVKAFTRT; this is encoded by the coding sequence ATGACCGACCTGCGCATCGAGCGAGTCGACACCGTGCTGCTGGACGTGCCGCTGCGCCGGCCGCACCGGTTCGCCAGGACGAGCATGGCGGCCCAGCCGGTGCTGCTGGTCTTCGTCCGCACCGCGGGCGGGGTCACCGGCGTCGGCGAAGGGGTGGTGCCGGGCGGCCCGTGGTGGGGCGGCGAGTCGGTGGAGACCATGCGGCTGGTGGTCGAGCGGTACCTCACCCCGGTGCTGCTCGGCCGCCGGGTCGACGATCTCGCCGGGATCCAGCGGGACCTGGGCGACGTGGTCGCCGCGAACCTCTACGCCAAGGCCGCCGTGGAGGTCGCGCTGCACGACGCCTGGGCCCGCTGCCTCGGGGTGCCGGTGCACACCCTGCTCGGCGGGGTGGCCCGGCGCTCCATCCCGGTCACCTGGGCGCTGGGCACCGAACCGGCGCCGGTGGTGGTCGAGGAGGCGCTGGGCAAGCTGGACGCCGGGCTGCACCGGAGCTTCAAGCTGAAGATGGGCGCGCTGGAGCCCGCCGAGGACGTGGCGCGGGTGTGCGCGATCGCCGAGAAACTGGCCGGCGTGGCCGGGGTCCGGGTGGATCTCAACGCCCGCTGGGACCTGCTCACGTCGTTGACGTACCTGCCGAAACTGGCCGACGCGGGGGTCGAACTGGTCGAACAGCCGGTGCCCGGACCCGAGGTCGAAGCGCTCGCCGAGATCAACCGCGCGCTGCCGATCCCGGTGATGGTCGACGAAAGCCTGCGCACCCCCGGTGACGCGCTGCGGCTGGCGCGGTTGCGCGCGGCCGACGTGTACGCGCTCAAGACCACCAAATCCGGCGGGCTGCGCCGGACCATGGCCATCGCGGAAATCGCCGCGGCCGCCGGGATCCCGTGCCACGGCGGCACTTCCATCGAAAGTCCGATCGGTACCGCGGCCTCGTTGCAGCTGGCCTGCGCGAGCCCGGCGGTGACCTGGGGCAGCGAGCTGTTCGGGCCGCTGCTGATGAGCGAGCAGCTGCTGACCACACCGCTGCGCTACGCCGACGGCGAGCTGCACCTGCCGGACGGTCCCGGGCTGGGCGTCGAGCTGGATCCGGCCGCGGTCAAGGCGTTCACCCGCACCTGA
- a CDS encoding LysE family translocator, protein MPTPDRLAAFALASFLLILIPGPAVLFAVSRALAYGRRVALTTVLGGALGSFTAATAVAIGVGAIIQASAVIYTVIKLVGAAYLVYLGVQAIRRRRALREAFEAEAAPISGGRTLLQGFIVGVTNPKTVVFFAAILPQFVDPGAGQAGLQMVVLGAVFAVIALAMDSVWGVAAGAVRSWFARSARRLDLVGGAAGLTMVGLGVGLAVSGRKE, encoded by the coding sequence ATGCCCACGCCTGATCGCCTGGCCGCTTTCGCGCTCGCGTCGTTCCTGCTGATCCTCATCCCGGGTCCGGCCGTGCTCTTCGCGGTCAGCCGCGCGCTGGCGTACGGCCGCCGGGTCGCGCTGACGACCGTGCTCGGCGGGGCGCTGGGCAGTTTCACCGCCGCCACGGCCGTCGCCATCGGGGTGGGCGCCATCATCCAGGCCTCCGCCGTGATCTACACCGTGATCAAGCTCGTCGGCGCCGCCTACCTGGTCTACCTGGGTGTCCAGGCGATCCGGCGCCGCCGGGCGCTGCGGGAGGCCTTCGAGGCGGAGGCGGCCCCGATCAGCGGCGGGCGCACGCTGCTGCAGGGCTTCATCGTCGGCGTGACGAACCCGAAGACGGTGGTGTTCTTCGCGGCGATCCTGCCGCAGTTCGTCGACCCGGGCGCCGGGCAGGCCGGTCTGCAGATGGTGGTGCTGGGCGCGGTGTTCGCGGTGATCGCACTGGCGATGGATTCGGTGTGGGGCGTGGCGGCGGGCGCGGTCCGATCGTGGTTCGCGCGCTCGGCGCGGCGCCTGGACCTGGTCGGCGGCGCGGCGGGGCTCACCATGGTCGGGCTCGGCGTCGGGCTGGCCGTCAGCGGCCGCAAGGAGTAG
- a CDS encoding glycoside hydrolase family 26 protein, with protein MRVRGSMAVALLAAAVVVPAAQAFPPTPKQQVLDHLRATAGGGVISGQHNKEPASLPSQYTAQVHAITGQYPGLWGGDLMFRAPDVADRQHVIDQARTEWANGSLVTLTWHVCTPTGPSTCEFEGGVKTRIDDEQFRQVVTEGTALNQAWKRRLDEVVPYLRQLKDAGVPVLFRPLHEMNESWNWWGNRPGPDGGAELYRITRDHLDGQGLDNLIWVWNVQDNPNGGWAQYYPGEDYVDLVSLDVWYKNHPSAADYQQLLGIAGQKPVAVAEMGKIPDNAMLTSQTRWSYFMIWSEQLRGNNTNAEIQAGYFHPRVLNQGEVQVG; from the coding sequence ATGCGTGTTCGCGGTTCGATGGCCGTTGCCCTGCTGGCGGCAGCCGTGGTGGTCCCGGCGGCACAGGCGTTCCCGCCCACCCCGAAGCAGCAGGTGCTCGACCACCTGCGCGCGACCGCGGGCGGCGGCGTGATTTCGGGGCAGCACAACAAGGAACCGGCCTCGCTGCCGTCGCAGTACACCGCGCAGGTGCACGCGATCACCGGGCAGTACCCCGGGCTGTGGGGTGGCGACCTGATGTTCCGCGCCCCGGACGTGGCCGACCGGCAGCACGTCATCGACCAGGCCCGAACCGAATGGGCCAACGGTTCGCTGGTCACGCTCACCTGGCACGTCTGCACGCCGACCGGCCCGAGCACCTGCGAGTTCGAGGGCGGCGTGAAAACGCGGATCGACGACGAGCAGTTCCGGCAGGTCGTCACCGAGGGCACCGCGCTGAACCAGGCGTGGAAGCGGCGCCTCGACGAGGTCGTGCCGTACCTGCGCCAGCTGAAGGACGCGGGCGTGCCGGTGTTGTTCCGGCCGCTGCACGAGATGAACGAATCCTGGAACTGGTGGGGGAACCGGCCCGGTCCGGACGGTGGCGCCGAGCTCTACCGGATCACCCGCGACCACCTCGACGGCCAGGGCCTGGACAACCTCATCTGGGTGTGGAACGTCCAGGACAACCCGAACGGCGGCTGGGCGCAGTACTACCCGGGCGAGGACTACGTCGACCTGGTCTCGCTGGACGTCTGGTACAAGAACCACCCGAGCGCGGCGGACTACCAGCAACTGCTGGGCATCGCCGGGCAGAAACCGGTGGCCGTGGCGGAAATGGGCAAGATCCCGGACAACGCGATGCTGACCTCGCAGACCCGCTGGAGCTACTTCATGATCTGGTCGGAACAGTTGCGCGGCAACAACACCAACGCCGAGATCCAGGCGGGCTACTTCCACCCGCGCGTGCTGAACCAGGGTGAGGTCCAGGTGGGCTGA
- a CDS encoding nucleoside hydrolase codes for MRTALLALVLAAAGVVVAPPVQAAPSPVPVIYDSDLDVDDASTLAYLCVQHQENRIDLRAVTVTNNGFGTPGRARQHAISVLEQCGLPGIPVADGSDTGVHPAPASTVRDMEEVLTGALGDAGRTPPPSELTAAQLIAKTLASAKGKVSVLVTGPLSNLARAVPEGSPLAHKVSAAHVMGGAVHVPGNLFGEALPGFDNSQELNIWLDPPSARAAFGAVPVRLTPLDATNDVPITQAYVDRVGAEARTPSARIVHAIMTQPIMRDGIALGYFYWWDALAAVWGFGDGGVVTEARKTPIVVVQHGEQSGRTAPRAGGDRLLVALGADPVRFEQAFLDGLNGD; via the coding sequence ATGCGCACCGCACTGCTCGCCCTTGTCCTCGCCGCCGCCGGAGTGGTGGTCGCTCCGCCGGTCCAGGCGGCACCGTCGCCCGTTCCGGTGATCTACGACAGCGATCTCGACGTGGACGACGCGTCGACGCTGGCCTACCTGTGCGTCCAGCACCAGGAGAACCGGATCGACCTGCGCGCGGTCACCGTCACCAACAACGGTTTCGGCACGCCCGGCCGCGCCCGCCAGCACGCGATCAGCGTGCTCGAGCAGTGCGGGCTGCCGGGCATCCCGGTCGCCGACGGCTCGGACACCGGCGTGCACCCGGCGCCCGCGTCCACCGTGCGCGACATGGAGGAGGTGCTCACCGGCGCGCTCGGTGACGCCGGGCGCACGCCGCCGCCGTCGGAGCTGACCGCGGCCCAGCTGATCGCGAAAACGCTGGCGTCGGCCAAGGGCAAGGTGTCGGTGCTGGTGACCGGGCCGCTGAGCAACCTCGCGCGGGCCGTGCCCGAAGGCAGCCCGCTGGCGCACAAGGTGTCGGCCGCGCACGTGATGGGCGGGGCGGTGCACGTGCCGGGCAACCTGTTCGGCGAGGCGCTGCCGGGGTTCGACAACAGCCAGGAGCTGAACATCTGGCTGGACCCGCCGTCGGCGCGGGCCGCCTTCGGGGCCGTGCCGGTGCGCCTGACCCCGCTCGACGCGACGAACGACGTGCCGATCACGCAGGCCTACGTGGACCGCGTCGGTGCCGAGGCGCGGACGCCGAGCGCGCGGATCGTGCACGCGATCATGACGCAGCCGATCATGCGGGACGGGATCGCGCTGGGGTACTTCTACTGGTGGGACGCGCTGGCCGCGGTGTGGGGCTTCGGGGACGGCGGGGTGGTGACCGAGGCGCGGAAGACCCCGATCGTGGTGGTTCAGCACGGTGAGCAGTCGGGCCGGACCGCGCCGCGGGCCGGGGGAGACCGGCTGCTGGTCGCGCTCGGGGCCGATCCGGTGCGGTTCGAGCAGGCGTTCCTCGACGGGCTCAACGGGGACTGA